The genomic stretch CGCAAACGAGCTGTCCTGCTGACTTCTCCCCTAAGCAACTTGCCTGTGAACTTCGATGGCAAGGCAGCAGGTAACAAAGGGTATGAGTCTGCGGCCGTGTAATCACAGATCAGTAACCTACGCGGCAGATCAGACTGATTGGACTGCGAACCATGTACCGCCCAGCAATGCATGAAACAGATGTCACCACGATTCGCAGCAATCGGAACTGATTCCCGATCAAACTGAGGATTATGGCTCTCGTCGATTGCTCCGACATAAACTCCATCCTTGAAGTGGGAGTAGCGATGCTTGTGTGATCCCGGAACAATTCTCAGACAACCGTTTTTCGAAGTCGTATCGTCCAGCATCAACACTATGGCGAGCATGTCGTCATTCGTGTGAGGGTCGTATGAGTGATCTTGATGATAGTGAACAATCGTTTCCATACCTGGGAACTTCGTATTCAACTTGCAATGATGAAAAGTTATGCTCGGACCAATCAATTCAGCCACCATGTCAATAATGGGACTGTTCCATAACACCTTCTGAAAATTTTCTGATATGTCAGCAGGATTCGCAACCCGCCGCAGTCTTGGATTTTCTCGGGTATGGCCAGTCTCCAGGTCAAATCTGGCCTTGCCGTCTACCGTGGTACCGAAATTTCTGTCGTGCTTTTTGCAAAGCTCAATCCATTGATCGATCTCCTCATCGAGTTCGATCAGCAGATTTTCCTCCACAGCACACTTGCGTACCAGGTAACCGTGTTCTTGATAATGCTGCTTCTCAGCCGGTGACAGTATGGATGTTGTGTTCATTCCGTTGCGAAGTAAGGTTTAGGGCAATAACAGTTTTCGTCAACAATCATACACCTGAACGAGTTTCAACTTGTTGGAAACTGAGAATCCAAACGCAATCGTATCATGCGGAACGCAACTCGTCCGGGTTGGTCGGTTCCAGTTCTTGCAACGTATCTTTGAATCCTCACGCCTTCTGTGTTTTCGATGATCGCCCTCAGATCGACGAATTCGTCCGTCTTTGTGAGGGATGATCAGGTCAAACAGAAGCCCATTCATTATTTTGGCTCTTCACCAATTAGGGTGAGTTGAGCCGATTTTAAAGAATAATGCTTGTTGGAGTGAAATGTGGAACCGGACTGTACCTGGCAAACCAGCATAGTTTCCAGGCATGTTGGTTTCGATCAACAGAAACTCTTCTACAAACCTGTGCTGAATCAATCGAGACATCGTAAGCGCAGTGATTGATCGTGTGTCTCGAAGCCGAATGCCTGAGATAACTGCGAACTGAAAGCCACTCCCGTGCAGTTAGTCCGGCAGAAGCCTGACGAAGACTTGAAAACAACCCTAGGTCCGGGGTTTCGCAACGTCAATTACACACACTGAAATTTTATGCTGCACTTCTTTGGGTAAGGTTTTGCGCAAAAGGATTTCGAGATCATTGGAGCTTTTGGGGATTCCTTCGGGACCGGGGGTGGGAGGACAGTTTTCGTCGTCACCAAACCACATTACCACATAGATGCCGTATCCATTTGCGCCCGGGTCTATGGAGTACTTTGTTACCAACTGATCAGACGCTGCGACCCACAATTCGCTATGACAGCTTTTTTTTATTTCGACTGGCAAGTTGAAGTTGTTAGACGAAAGACGGATATCAGATCGATTGCCATTTGCGTACACTCCTTCGGGCTGTACATCGATATTGAGATGTGACAACTCGGCTATTAAGGATTTCATCAGCAAATCTCGACATGCATTTTCCGGTTTCGGTTTCTTAGGACGATTGTGCGGATCTACATTCCAATATGACTTCCAGTCGGATCCGGAGCCGTTTCGAATATTATTTGCAATTCGATGCAATCTATCTTCTGCCAGAGCCGCTAGGTCGGCTGAGTTAGCAGGATCTTGATTTTCAAGCATCCCCAAAACTTGTTCGACAGTGCAGAATCGATAATCTCGTTCCCTTCTTGCATTTTGCTGCTTTTCGACTGCTTCGAGCAATAGCCACTTCCAGGAACTTAAGGTATTGTCAGCTCTAAGGTCTTGCAACGCTTCTGTGGCGGCTTCACAAGGATTGGATGCCAATCGATCAATCAGATCTCGCAAACCAAGTTCGGTGCTCGCTCCAGCACCGAACATTCCCTCTTCGCCAGCACTACGATCAAATTGATAGACCGACCCTACATGCCGAATTAGCAAATTTAATCCCGCAACGTCGAGAGATTTGAGCAGGCCAAAGGAGGAGTCGAAATACTCGATGAAATGACAATTTAGTGTTCTAATTCGGCGCTGACTTCCGGCGAGATACGCATCCAGCATTTCAATATACCGGTCTGACGAAACGAGCAGACCGGCAACCATCCAAAATAGTCGTTGACTTGAGTTCATGCTTTTTCGCGAAAGTTTCTTCTCAATCAGACCAGCGAGTTGATCAACGCTTGGAAGAACAGCCACAGCCATTTCCAGCAAAAGACGCAAGTCCTTAAGCTGACCCTCGCGACATCGCACTGGAAACGCTTTCAGTAAATCAATCACTGCAAGTTGAGCGACTCTGTTGTAATCTTTTTGATGCGCCAACTCGTACAGGCCAGAGAAGCCATCCAGACCGTTGTTAAAGTAGTTTCGCGCAAACCTCACCAGAACATCGGCGACTGTCTCCGGATAGGTATCCAACAGCCTTGGGAACCACCAAGGATCCTTTTGCTTGATATGATTTCCATCGACATGCATAGTGGCATATGGTTCAGCAAATCGAAGCGCAACAGCCACGCGCAGCTTTTTATCGTCTCCCAAAATCTGCATGTCCTGTGAGGTGCTTGCGCGGTGTTGCAGTCCTGCAACTATTGGAAGTGAAAGGGAATGTCGTTTATTCTGGCAGTACAGGTTGATCATCTCGTCGCAATCGGGGATGTCATCGCGAAAAATCGACTCGCTAAGCGCTTGCAGTACTGTGTCGGTGTAAACCGGATCGCCACCCAGTAACTTGTGAATTCTCGAGATCGGATCGTTACTTGAAACTTTTCGGGTCATACCCAAGTACACCGAGGCCAATCTATGGAGTACTTTCACATCTGCCCTGTTTTCATGAAATTCCGATTCATGTAATCTGAGGTATTGCTGCCACTGTGCCTGATCGTTTTCGCGTTGGGTATCTCTCGAAAAGCGACTTTCCTCTTGCTGATTGTGCATCTCCTCATATCGACTCTTCCTGTCGTCAAACGCAATTTGCAATTCAGGATCGTTTTTGAACACCTCTGTAATTTTGTCCATTAGAACTGCCTGTTCAACGTGATTGTAGTGAACACAGCTTGCCACTTCATACATCAGCCAGCTGCGCGCATTTTCATCATTGGATTTCTGTGCTGCGGTCAGGCACCAGATGACATAGTTTTCAGGCTTTGCCGCTCCCAGGACGAGCGATTCCATGCATTGATGGAATTCGTATTCATAAGTACACTTTTTCATATCAATACAAAAATCCAATGCCGCCTCAAGCAACCACTGATGCAACTCGGTGCGCTGCTCAATCCATTT from Acidiferrobacterales bacterium encodes the following:
- a CDS encoding phytanoyl-CoA dioxygenase family protein, coding for MNTTSILSPAEKQHYQEHGYLVRKCAVEENLLIELDEEIDQWIELCKKHDRNFGTTVDGKARFDLETGHTRENPRLRRVANPADISENFQKVLWNSPIIDMVAELIGPSITFHHCKLNTKFPGMETIVHYHQDHSYDPHTNDDMLAIVLMLDDTTSKNGCLRIVPGSHKHRYSHFKDGVYVGAIDESHNPQFDRESVPIAANRGDICFMHCWAVHGSQSNQSDLPRRLLICDYTAADSYPLLPAALPSKFTGKLLRGEVSRTARLRKDKIEIRTPYAQDSFFDVQELQFTTRSQASQ